From a region of the Apis mellifera strain DH4 linkage group LG2, Amel_HAv3.1, whole genome shotgun sequence genome:
- the LOC724488 gene encoding protein lethal(2)essential for life has translation MSLIPLLFSDWWEDLDRPHRLLDQNFGLGLYPEQLLNSNILDQYILPNRNQRLRNPLIYYRPWGELLRKNEGGGTSTVKADKDKFQVILDVQQFKPDEINVKIVDKCVVVEGKHEEKQDEHGWISRQFTRRYMIPEQCDIDQVTSSLSSDGVLNITAPRKEQPKIQNERNITIEQTGKPALKENTEEKKEEKKEEN, from the coding sequence ATGTCTCTGATTCCATTGCTGTTCTCTGATTGGTGGGAAGATTTGGATCGTCCTCATCGACTACTTGATCAAAATTTTGGTTTGGGATTATATCCCGAGCAATTATTGAATTCAAACATTCTTGATCAATATATCTTACCCAATCGTAACCAAAGATTAAGAAAtccattgatatattatagacCTTGGGGTGAACTTCTGCGAAAAAATGAAGGAGGAGGCACATCAACTGTGAAAGCGGATAAAGATAAGTTCCAAGTAATTTTGGATGTTCAGCAATTTAAACCAGATGAAATTAATGTCAAAATCGTCGACAAGTGTGTTGTCGTCGAGGGGAAACATGAAGAAAAACAAGATGAGCATGGTTGGATTTCGAGACAGTTCACCAGAAGATATATGATTCCTGAGCAATGCGATATTGATCAAGTAACATCTAGTTTATCATCGGATGGTGTATTGAACATTACTGCACCTAGGAAGGAGCAACCAAAGATCcagaacgaaagaaatatcaCCATCGAGCAGACGGGTAAACCGGCATTGAAGGAAAACacggaggagaagaaagaagagaagaaagaagaaaattag